The Manihot esculenta cultivar AM560-2 chromosome 1, M.esculenta_v8, whole genome shotgun sequence genome has a window encoding:
- the LOC110601111 gene encoding uncharacterized protein LOC110601111 isoform X2 has protein sequence MLTKFLLSSESCTRMRKQAHLHISSSNLKKVNSSYAAHCSKTVSEHDKDAARKQRSAGALLTTGLHEDKNELKNEPNKIAKRNDHQKLDGSSLYKRLQGNDASPYQGKISQSAVDGEKGDIAITDKSKNSGMSGFKVDIKGGKIFRELLAIESEEWESTSASPTVEKTLYIDCVHMLKPQISNSSSTDMKGIFDGGKDSVNDSSLQAMKHDDAVGEKGNVIAESLESADSCLSSGRSMHDVQIVLVDNSRQYQDLIGTSVTTASPKVDEDRKINSERQMGQISGKVESCHGLVQDPIKMTSTKVADDRKVDLESKHPEKLSDQETSTGCYSLLPLPPPLPNSPSESWLKRTLPAVSSKHMSLRSTLGMHAYPRVQASKLDSPDLTWETIVKTSNVQHGHLRFSEELLTPIPEV, from the exons ATGCTTACAAAATTCCTTTTGTCTTCTGAATCCTGTACACGGATGAGAAAACAAGCCCACTTACACATTTCTTCATCTAATCTGAAGAAAGTTAACTCTTCATATGCTGCTCATTGCAGTAAAACCGTCAGTGAG CATGATAAGGATGCTGCACGCAAGCAAAGATCAGCCGGTGCACTCCTAACGACAGGGTTGCATGAAGATAAGAATGAGCTGAAAAATGAACCAAATAAGATTGCTAAAAGAAATGATCATCAGAAATTGGACGGATCGTCTCTATACAAGCGTTTGCAGGGTAATGATGCATCACCATACCAAGGCAAAATTTCTCAATCTGCTGTTGATGGAGAAAAAGGGGATATAGCGATTACTGATAAATCTAAAAATTCTGGGATGAGCGGCTTTAAAGTAGATATAAAAGGTGGCAAAATTTTCCGAGAATTATTGGCCATAGAGAGTGAAGAGTGGGAATCAACTTCTGCTAGTCCTACGGTTGAGAAAACTCTGTACATAGATTGTGTACATATGCTAAAAcctcaaatttcaaattcaagTTCTACAGATATGAAAGGCATATTTGATGGTGGAAAAGATTCTGTCAATGATTCGTCACTTCAAGCTATGAAGCATGATGATGCTGTGGGCGAAAAGGGAAATGTGATAGCTGAAAGTCTGGAGTCTGCTGATTCTTGTCTATCGTCTGGCAGGTCAATGCATGATGTCCAAATAGTTTTGGTGGATAATTCCAGGCAATATCAAGACCTTATAGGAACCTCTGTTACAACAGCAAGCCCAAAAGTGGATGAGGATAGGAAGATTAATTCAGAAAGACAAATGGGTCAGATATCAGGCAAAGTGGAAAGTTGTCATGGCCTTGTCCAGGATCCTATCAAGATGACAAGCACAAAAGTGGCTGATGATAGAAAGGTTGATTTAGAAAGCAAACATCCGGAAAAATTAAGTGATCAAGAGACTTCTACTGGCTGCTACTCGCTACTACCTCTTCCCCCACCATTACCAAATTCTCCATCGGAGTCTTGGCTAAAGCGAACTTTACCTGCAGTTTCCTCAAAGCACATGTCTTTAAGGTCTACTCTAGGTATGCATGCTTATCCTAGAGTTCAGGCTTCCAAATTGGATTCCCCTGATCTTACATGGGAAACCATTGTCAAAACTTCAAATGTACAACATGGACATTTGCGATTTTCGGAG GAATTGCTTACACCAATACCTGAAGTTTAA
- the LOC110609951 gene encoding uncharacterized protein LOC110609951: MEEKQLDFNQPLLSARRFSSTGSTTEADHKTKTDNTHPKLPPLPVYKSELKSGPVRNPGAVPFLWEKTPGRPKYESKPRNAVLAQPPVVPKLPPGRILNVERQALDKESEGMAGGQSEAKSGFSGSYSVPSLEKIVTEEEISREGKEETDISGSEDDDEAYVDALDTLSRCESFFLNCSISGVSGLDGPDMKPSGTFSTDPQTRDFMMGRFLPAAKAMASETPQHSSRRLL; encoded by the coding sequence ATGGAAGAAAAGCAATTGGATTTTAATCAGCCACTTCTATCTGCGAGGAGGTTCTCATCAACAGGATCAACCACAGAAGCTGATCACAAAACGAAAACTGATAATACTCATCCCAAATTACCCCCGCTTCCTGTTTATAAGTCAGAATTGAAATCCGGTCCAGTGAGGAACCCGGGAGCTGTTCCTTTTTTATGGGAGAAAACCCCAGGAAGGCCCAAGTATGAAAGCAAACCACGAAATGCAGTTCTTGCACAACCTCCTGTTGTCCCAAAGCTACCACCGGGGCGGATTTTGAATGTTGAAAGACAAGCTTTAGATAAAGAATCTGAAGGCATGGCTGGTGGTCAGTCTGAAGCAAAAAGTGGTTTTTCAGGCTCTTACAGTGTTCCTTCTTTGGAAAAAATTGTAACTGAAGAAGAAATCTCCAGAGAGGGAAAAGAGGAGACAGACATCTCTGGTTCAGAGGATGATGATGAGGCCTATGTAGATGCACTTGATACACTTTCTCGGTGTGAATCATTCTTCTTGAACTGTAGTATAAGCGGAGTGAGTGGGTTGGATGGTCCAGATATGAAACCATCTGGCACTTTCTCAACAGATCCACAAACTCGAGATTTCATGATGGGTCGATTCCTGCCTGCAGCAAAGGCAATGGCTTCGGAAACTCCTCAACATTCTAGTAGGAGGCTACTATAG
- the LOC110601086 gene encoding uncharacterized protein LOC110601086, whose protein sequence is MEEKQLDFNQPLLSVRRFSSTGSTTEADHKRKTDNTHPKLPPLPVYKSELKSGPVRNPGTVPFLWEKTPGRPKYESKPRNAVLAQPPVVPKLPPGRILNVERQALDIDSEGMAGGQSEAKSGVSGSYSVPSLEKIVTEEESSREVKEETDISGSEDDDEAYVDALDTLSRCESFFLNCSISGVSGLDGPDMKPSGTFSTDPQTRDFMMGRFLPAAKAMASETPQHSTRKLPVVQEQPNKLKKMVSVDENYTVNQCRRLNNILHYNQADAVEENEQEDDYFDGSDNTSLKVCGLFPRLCLQNSFCLLNPVPGMRKQAHLHISSSNLKKVNSSFAARCSETVSEHDKDAARKQRSAGALRTTGLHEDKNELKNESNKIARRNDHQKLDGSSLYKRLQGNDASPYQGKISQSAVDGEKGDIAITDKSKNSGMSGFKADTKGGKNFRELLAIESEEWESTSASPTVEKTLYIDCVHMLKPQISNSSSTDMKGIFHDGKDSVNDSSLQAMKHVDAVGEKGNVMAESLESADSCLSSGRSMHDVQTVLVDNSRQDQELIGTSVTPASPKVDEDRKIISERQMGQISGKVESCHGLVQDPIKMRSTKVADDRKVDLESKHPEKLSDQETSTGYYSLLPLPPPLPNSPSESWLKRTLPAVSSKHMSLRSTLGMHAYPRVQASKLDSPDLTWETIVKTSNVQHGNLRFSEELLTPIPEV, encoded by the exons ATGGAAGAAAAGCAATTGGATTTTAATCAGCCACTTCTATCTGTGAGGAGGTTCTCATCAACAGGATCAACCACAGAAGCTGATCACAAAAGGAAAACTGATAATACTCATCCCAAATTACCCCCGCTTCCTGTTTATAAGTCAGAATTGAAATCCGGTCCAGTGAGGAACCCGGGAACTGTTCCTTTTTTATGGGAGAAAACCCCAGGAAGGCCCAAGTATGAAAGCAAACCACGAAATGCAGTTCTTGCACAACCTCCTGTTGTCCCAAAGCTTCCACCGGGGCGGATTTTGAATGTTGAAAGACAAGCGTTAGATATAGATTCTGAAGGCATGGCTGGTGGTCAGTCTGAAGCAAAAAGTGGTGTTTCAGGCTCTTACAGTGTTCCTTCTTTGGAAAAAATTGTAACTGAAGAAGAGAGCTCCAGAGAGGTAAAAGAGGAGACAGACATCTCTGGTTCAGAGGATGATGATGAGGCCTATGTAGATGCACTTGATACACTTTCTCGGTGTGAATCATTCTTCTTGAACTGTAGTATAAGCGGAGTGAGTGGGTTGGATGGTCCAGATATGAAACCATCTGGCACTTTCTCTACAGATCCACAAACTCGAGATTTCATGATGGGTCGATTCCTGCCTGCAGCAAAGGCAATGGCTTCAGAAACTCCTCAACATTCTACTAGGAAGCTACCTGTTGTACAAGAACAGCCAAACAAGTTAAAGAAGATGGTATCTGTGGATGAAAATTATACAGTCAATCAATGTAGAAGACTGAACAATATACTACATTATAACCAAGCTGATGCAGTGGAAGAAAATGAACAGGAGGATGATTATTTTGATGGATCAGACAATACATCTCTTAAAGTTTGTGGGCTGTTCCCTCGGTTATGCTTACAAAATTCCTTTTGTCTTCTGAATCCTGTACCAGGGATGAGAAAACAAGCCCACTTACACATTTCTTCATCTAATCTGAAGAAAGTTAACTCTTCATTTGCTGCTCGTTGCAGTGAAACCGTCAGTGAG CATGATAAGGATGCTGCACGCAAGCAAAGATCAGCGGGTGCACTCCGAACGACAGGGTTGCATGAAGATAAGAATGAGCTGAAAAATGAATCAAATAAGATTGCTAGAAGAAATGATCATCAGAAATTGGACGGATCGTCTCTATACAAGCGTTTGCAGGGTAATGATGCATCACCATACCAAGGCAAAATTTCTCAATCTGCTGTTGATGGAGAAAAAGGGGATATAGCGATTACTGATAAATCTAAAAATTCTGGGATGAGCGGCTTTAAAGCAGATACAAAAGGTGGCAAAAATTTTCGAGAATTATTGGCCATAGAGAGTGAAGAGTGGGAATCAACTTCTGCTAGTCCTACGGTTGAGAAAACTCTGTACATAGATTGTGTACATATGCTAAAAcctcaaatttcaaattcaagTTCTACAGATATGAAAGGCATATTTCATGATGGAAAAGATTCTGTCAATGATTCTTCACTTCAAGCTATGAAGCATGTTGATGCTGTGGGCGAAAAGGGAAATGTGATGGCTGAAAGTCTGGAGTCTGCTGATTCTTGTCTATCATCTGGCAGATCAATGCATGATGTGCAAACAGTTTTGGTGGATAATTCCAGGCAAGATCAAGAACTTATAGGAACCTCTGTTACACCAGCAAGCCCAAAAGTGGATGAGGATAGGAAGATCATTTCAGAAAGACAAATGGGTCAGATATCAGGCAAAGTGGAAAGTTGTCATGGCCTTGTCCAGGATCCTATCAAGATGAGAAGCACAAAAGTGGCTGATGATAGAAAGGTTGATCTAGAAAGCAAACATCCGGAAAAATTAAGTGATCAAGAGACTTCTACTGGCTACTACTCTCTACTACCTCTTCCCCCACCATTACCAAATTCTCCATCGGAGTCTTGGCTAAAGCGAACTTTACCTGCTGTTTCCTCAAAGCACATGTCTTTAAGGTCTACTCTAGGTATGCATGCTTATCCTAGAGTTCAGGCTTCCAAATTGGATTCCCCTGATCTTACATGGGAAACCATTGTCAAAACTTCAAATGTACAACATGGAAATTTGCGATTTTCGGAG GAATTGCTTACACCAATACCTGAAGTTTAA
- the LOC110601111 gene encoding uncharacterized protein LOC110601111 isoform X1, giving the protein MLTKFLLSSESCTRMRKQAHLHISSSNLKKVNSSYAAHCSKTVSEHDKDAARKQRSAGALLTTGLHEDKNELKNEPNKIAKRNDHQKLDGSSLYKRLQGNDASPYQGKISQSAVDGEKGDIAITDKSKNSGMSGFKVDIKGGKIFRELLAIESEEWESTSASPTVEKTLYIDCVHMLKPQISNSSSTDMKGIFDGGKDSVNDSSLQAMKHDDAVGEKGNVIAESLESADSCLSSGRSMHDVQIVLVDNSRQYQDLIGTSVTTASPKVDEDRKINSERQMGQISGKVESCHGLVQDPIKMTSTKVADDRKVDLESKHPEKLSDQETSTGCYSLLPLPPPLPNSPSESWLKRTLPAVSSKHMSLRSTLGMHAYPRVQASKLDSPDLTWETIVKTSNVQHGHLRFSEVNSLSPPTLFFSIHFRLNLCSQHSLFSILSLIRNCLHQYLKFKLQGSF; this is encoded by the exons ATGCTTACAAAATTCCTTTTGTCTTCTGAATCCTGTACACGGATGAGAAAACAAGCCCACTTACACATTTCTTCATCTAATCTGAAGAAAGTTAACTCTTCATATGCTGCTCATTGCAGTAAAACCGTCAGTGAG CATGATAAGGATGCTGCACGCAAGCAAAGATCAGCCGGTGCACTCCTAACGACAGGGTTGCATGAAGATAAGAATGAGCTGAAAAATGAACCAAATAAGATTGCTAAAAGAAATGATCATCAGAAATTGGACGGATCGTCTCTATACAAGCGTTTGCAGGGTAATGATGCATCACCATACCAAGGCAAAATTTCTCAATCTGCTGTTGATGGAGAAAAAGGGGATATAGCGATTACTGATAAATCTAAAAATTCTGGGATGAGCGGCTTTAAAGTAGATATAAAAGGTGGCAAAATTTTCCGAGAATTATTGGCCATAGAGAGTGAAGAGTGGGAATCAACTTCTGCTAGTCCTACGGTTGAGAAAACTCTGTACATAGATTGTGTACATATGCTAAAAcctcaaatttcaaattcaagTTCTACAGATATGAAAGGCATATTTGATGGTGGAAAAGATTCTGTCAATGATTCGTCACTTCAAGCTATGAAGCATGATGATGCTGTGGGCGAAAAGGGAAATGTGATAGCTGAAAGTCTGGAGTCTGCTGATTCTTGTCTATCGTCTGGCAGGTCAATGCATGATGTCCAAATAGTTTTGGTGGATAATTCCAGGCAATATCAAGACCTTATAGGAACCTCTGTTACAACAGCAAGCCCAAAAGTGGATGAGGATAGGAAGATTAATTCAGAAAGACAAATGGGTCAGATATCAGGCAAAGTGGAAAGTTGTCATGGCCTTGTCCAGGATCCTATCAAGATGACAAGCACAAAAGTGGCTGATGATAGAAAGGTTGATTTAGAAAGCAAACATCCGGAAAAATTAAGTGATCAAGAGACTTCTACTGGCTGCTACTCGCTACTACCTCTTCCCCCACCATTACCAAATTCTCCATCGGAGTCTTGGCTAAAGCGAACTTTACCTGCAGTTTCCTCAAAGCACATGTCTTTAAGGTCTACTCTAGGTATGCATGCTTATCCTAGAGTTCAGGCTTCCAAATTGGATTCCCCTGATCTTACATGGGAAACCATTGTCAAAACTTCAAATGTACAACATGGACATTTGCGATTTTCGGAGGTAAACTCTTTAAGTCCACCTACATTATTTTTCTCCATTCATTTTAGGCTCAATTTATGCTCACAACATTCCTTATTCTCTATATTATCACTTATCAGGAATTGCTTACACCAATACCTGAAGTTTAAACTGCAAGGCTCATTTTAG
- the LOC110601120 gene encoding bifunctional riboflavin kinase/FMN phosphatase produces the protein MMNSSGSASCCADIKISAVVLDLDGTLLDTENATKSVLKEFLAKYGKNLDKEKEDRKRLGMTLQASAATIVKDYDLPFTPNQFIDEIMPLYRDKWLLARPLPGANRLIKHLHKNGVPFALASNSLREYIDAKISHQEGWNEYFSTILGSDQVKSGKPSPDLLIEAARRMGVDALKCLVIEDSLVGVKAAQAAKMRVVAVPSGSEADCSLLADIVLHSLLEFQPEIWGLPLFDDWVDKALPIEPIYFRILYKTGCVTEVTDDGKSALPCQVSGLYFGWAESGMHRISKVVVGIGLLHHSSTVKRNIQIHMIDEKANEFSDQKMQLELVGYIRRLNSMEVESNNVEILEEDKSIASCGLDQSIFIHHFSAPFNNNGCCVSGEL, from the exons ATGATGAACTCTTCTGGGTCTGCATCCTGCTgtgcagatatcaaaatttcTGCTGTTGTTCTTGATTTGGATGGGACTCTTCTGGACACAG AGAATGCAACAAAGAGTGTTCTCAAAGAATTTTTGGCTAAGTATGGGAAAAATTTGGACAAGGAAAAGGAAGATAGGAAGAGGTTGGGGATGACTTTACAAGCGTCAGCTGCTACCATTGTTAAGGACTATGACCTCCCATTTACACCCAATCAGTTCATCGATGAAATCATGCCTCTGTATCGTGACAA GTGGTTGCTTGCCAGACCCCTGCCTGGTGCTAATCGTCTCATCAAACATCTGCATAAAAATGGGGTGCCATTTGCTCTTGCTTCAAACTCCTTAAGAGAATATATAGATGCAAAAATCTCTCACCAAGAAG GTTGGAATGAGTACTTTTCAACAATTCTTGGAAGCGACCAGGTCAAATCAGGGAAGCCGTCTCCAGATTT ATTGATAGAGGCTGCAAGGAGAATGGGTGTAGACGCTCTAAAGTGCCTGGTTATTGAAGACTCTTT GGTTGGCGTTAAAGCTGCTCAGGCTGCAAAAATGAGGGTAGTGGCTGTTCCATCTGGAAGTGAAGCTGATTGTTCTTTGTTGGCAGATATTGTGCTTCATTCACTTCTAGAATTTCAGCCTGAGATATGGGGGCTTCCATTGTTTGATGATT GGGTTGATAAGGCATTGCCCATTGAACCAATTTACTTTCGCATTCTATACAAAACTGGATGTGTTACTGAAGTCACAG ATGATGGCAAATCAGCTCTTCCATGCCAAGTTTCAGGACTGTACTTTGGTTGGGCTGAATCTGGCATGCATAGGATCTCAAAGGTTGTGGTTGGCATTGGACTACTTCATCATTCAAGTACTGTTAAGAGGAATATT CAAATACATATGATTGATGAAAAAGCCAATGAGTTTTCAGATCAGAAGATGCAACTGGAGCTGGTTGGCTACATCCGCAGACTGAATAGCATG GAAGTTGAATCCAATAATGTGGAAATACTTGAAGAGGACAAGTCTATTGCAAGTTGTGGGTTGGATCAGTCCATATTCATCCACCATTTTTCTGCTCCTTTCAACAACAATGGCTGCTGCGTTTCTGGAGAACTCTAA